One part of the Thermococcus litoralis DSM 5473 genome encodes these proteins:
- a CDS encoding PRC-barrel domain-containing protein: MVKIKASKLRDMELITDTGVRLGWLYDLSFDEETGEILVIVAEPDEDLDTSEFVTDHEGLLLIPMKAVKSIGEFIVIDHSKLAVKSKLRRISMIKERLQRP; this comes from the coding sequence ATGGTGAAAATCAAGGCATCAAAGCTTAGGGATATGGAACTTATAACTGACACTGGAGTAAGACTCGGATGGCTTTACGATCTGAGTTTTGATGAGGAAACCGGAGAAATTTTGGTGATTGTTGCTGAGCCGGATGAAGACCTAGACACGAGTGAGTTTGTTACCGATCATGAAGGCCTTCTCCTCATACCGATGAAAGCCGTTAAGAGCATCGGAGAATTTATTGTTATTGATCACAGCAAACTCGCTGTAAAGTCCAAGCTAAGAAGGATTTCAATGATAAAGGAGAGACTTCAAAGACCTTGA